In Rhodamnia argentea isolate NSW1041297 chromosome 11, ASM2092103v1, whole genome shotgun sequence, one genomic interval encodes:
- the LOC115755922 gene encoding putative pentatricopeptide repeat-containing protein At5g08490, whose translation MLGRSPIICLSKCRLSSLHAGSYRIYCLRKHSRTHFFADMHEPDFKAWSDVIRDYCTNARHKETVSFFLQKFRSSSVFKPNYQVLSSVLKSCTALSALQLGKTLHGHSLKLGHLSCLCISKALLNLYAKSGTLDDCQKLFGQIHSPDVVLWNIVLSGFAGSKGLEAETMRMFNKLHLVRDPKMSSVTLCIVLPLCARLGDLDAGKRAHSLVIKSGLDTHTLVGNALISMYAKCGRVMTDAYAAFTCIPDKDVVSWNAIIAGFAENKLINDAFRMFRWMLKGSTTPNYATIVNILPVCGFLENSTACCIGRQIHSFVFQRTELAAEISVCNALMTFYLRIGLVEEAETLFRQMKVRDLVSWNSVIAGYASNDEWSRALQLFHELVLTERFTLDSVTIACVLPVCAQSRQIQWGKQIHGYVLRHPGLFGDTTVRNNLVHFYARCDDVEAAFLSFFMISSRDVVSWNTMLDAFSERGFHSQFLDLLSWMLKEGTKPDAVTMLILVNFSISVSRVQLVKELHGYIIRSGVLVGEKESTIGNAMLEAYGKCGDVDGASKIFNSLLNKQYSVSYDSAVSGYVNHGSHDDAYKILDRMFETDLIAWNSMVRVYAENECFDEALTLFYQLQARGAKPDELTVMSLLPVCAQIASIHLLRQCHAYTLRACFEDVRLNAALLDIYAKCGSIAYAYNLFQLSPHKDLVMFTTMVGGFAMHGMGEEALKIFYHMISMGVKPDHVVITCVLSACSHAGLVNEGLDVFDSIQNVHRMTPTMEQYACLVDLLARGGRVNDAYSFVTQMPVKANANIWATLLGACRTHHEVELGRAVADHLFQIEANDAGNYIVMSNLYAAHARWDGVLEMRKLIKTRDLRKPAGCSWIEVDRRKNVFIAGDYSHPERSIIFSILSIMDQQIKERLAGSSVDMLLNPT comes from the coding sequence ATGCTGGGCCGATCGCCCATAATCTGTTTGTCGAAATGCCGCTTAAGCAGTCTTCATGCCGGTAGTTACCGTATATATTGCCTTCGAAAACACTCGAGAACCCACTTCTTTGCGGACATGCACGAACCGGATTTCAAAGCATGGAGCGACGTGATCAGGGACTATTGCACCAATGCCCGACACAAGGAAaccgtttcttttttccttcaaaagttCCGGTCTTCCTCTGTTTTCAAACCCAATTACCAAGTCCTTTCATCTGTTCTCAAGTCCTGTACCGCCCTCTCGGCCCTCCAGTTGGGAAAGACTCTTCATGGGCATTCGTTAAAGCTCGGCCATCTTTCTTGCTTGTGTATATCAAAAGCGCTGCTCAACTTGTATGCAAAGTCCGGAACTTTGGATGACTGCCAAAAGTTGTTTGGTCAGATCCATAGCCCCGATGTTGTCCTTTGGAACATTGTATTGTCTGGGTTTGCTGGGTCCAAAGGGCTTGAGGCTGAGACAATGAGGATGTTCAATAAATTGCATCTTGTCCGGGACCCCAAGATGAGCTCTGTCACATTATGCATCGTCCTTCCTTTGTGTGCTCGATTAGGTGATCTGGATGCAGGGAAGAGGGCGCATTCGCTTGTCATTAAATCTGGCTTGGACACACACACCCTTGTGGGAAACGCACTAATCTCAATGTACGCAAAATGCGGGCGAGTTATGACTGATGCTTATGCGGCATTCACCTGCATCCCTGACAAAGATGTGGTTTCATGGAATGCAATCATCGCTGGGTTTGCAGAGAACAAGCTGATAAATGATGCCTTCAGAATGTTCCGTTGGATGCTGAAAGGATCAACGACACCCAATTATGCGACGATTGTAAATATTTTGCCTGTTTGTGGTTTTCTGGAAAATAGCACCGCTTGCTGCATTGGAAGACAGATACACTCTTTTGTGTTTCAACGAACTGAGCTTGCAGCAGAGATCTCTGTCTGCAATGCACTTATGACATTCTACTTAAGGATTGGACTGGTAGAAGAGGCAGAGACCTTATTTAGACAGATGAAGGTGAGAGATTTAGTTTCGTGGAATTCAGTCATTGCAGGATATGCATCAAATGATGAATGGTCAAGAGCACTGCAGCTTTTTCATGAACTAGTCTTGACCGAGAGGTTTACCCTAGATAGTGTCACTATTGCTTGTGTTCTCCCTGTTTGTGCACAATCAAGGCAGATTCAGTGGGGCAAACAGATCCACGGATACGTACTTCGACACCCTGGCTTATTTGGGGATACAACAGTGAGGAATAACTTGGTTCATTTTTATGCAAGATGCGATGATGTAGAGGCGGCTTTTTTGTCGTTTTTTATGATTTCAAGTAGAGATGTGGTATCTTGGAACACGATGCTCGATGCCTTCAGTGAGAGAGGATTTCATAGCCAGTTTCTGGACCTTTTAAGCTGGATGCTCAAAGAAGGAACTAAACCTGACGCTGTCACCATGCTTATCTTAGTAAATTTCTCCATTTCAGTTTCGAGAGTACAATTGGTCAAAGAATTACATGGATACATTATCAGGTCCGGTGTTTTGGTAGGGGAGAAAGAGTCCACTATTGGAAACGCAATGCTTGAAGCATATGGTAAATGCGGTGATGTGGATGGTGCCTCGAAGATTTTTAATAGTTTATTGAATAAACAATATTCAGTCTCATACGACTCAGCGGTCTCTGGCTATGTGAACCATGGATCACATGATGATGCGTATAAGATATTAGACCGAATGTTTGAAACAGATCTCATCGCTTGGAATTCAATGGTTAGAGTTTATGCTGAAAATGAATGCTTCGATGAAGCTCTAACTCTCTTTTATCAGTTACAAGCTCGAGGAGCGAAGCCCGATGAGCTGACAGTCATGAGCCTCCTCCCTGTATGTGCTCAGAttgcctccattcatttgttgaGGCAGTGTCATGCATATACACTCAGAGCTTGCTTTGAGGATGTTAGACTAAATGCTGCTCTTTTAGACATATATGCAAAATGTGGAAGCATAGCGTATGCTTATAATCTTTTCCAGTTGAGCCCGCATAAGGATCTGGTGATGTTTACCACAATGGTTGGTGGCTTCGCTATGCATGGTATGGGGGAAGAAGCACTTAAAATTTTCTATCACATGATTTCAATGGGTGTAAAACCAGATCATGTTGTCATCACTTGTGTATTGTCTGCCTGCAGTCACGCTGGCCTTGTAAATGAAGGATTAGACGTATTTGACTCGATACAAAATGTTCACAGAATGACGCCAACTATGGAACAGTATGCTTGCCTAGTGGATCTCCTTGCTCGAGGAGGTCGAGTGAATGATGCGTACTCTTTCGTGACTCAGATGCCTGTTAAAGCTAATGCCAATATTTGGGCGACCTTATTGGGTGCGTGTAGGACTCACCATGAGGTGGAATTGGGTCGAGCAGTGGCAGACCATCTTTTTCAAATCGAAGCCAATGACGCGGGGAACTACATTGTGATGTCAAATCTTTATGCTGCACATGCCAGGTGGGATGGTGTTTTGGAGATGAGAAAGCTCATCAAAACAAGAGATCTGAGAAAGCCTGCTGGATGCAGCTGGATTGAAGTGGATAGGAGAAAAAACGTGTTTATTGCTGGAGACTACTCTCATCCGGAAAGAAGCATTATATTCAGCATTTTAAGTATCATGGATCAACAAATCAAGGAGAGGCTTGCTGGATCCTCTGTTGACATGCTACTCAATCCCACTTAA
- the LOC115755925 gene encoding cleft lip and palate transmembrane protein 1 homolog translates to MAPPAAAGGGGGGGGAGGEQQQQQRAQGGFSLTGIIRIAVFWYFASKFFSPKKPSDPSMLMSNLFQKGESLDMWVYLSEHEKFNDFGSEGALVWHETNIPYADWGPHSTRSLSLTYHPSEALKHNGSLYAHVFFARSGYPPDPSDPEYQPLSAFGKTHPVVTHLPKSKADKRKRLLGGQGESDGGGSVSEVVEEDKDEGPVEWIPYWKPNVTINLVEDFTRYPHNAVPPNVAPYLNVEPSTGSYYPTIYFNEFWLLRNKLIPINETVDEVPLNLEVGPISMTKWQLFLQIDQSFQVHRSYGSMLEGESDELKRVFLEGNPYLLGITMVVSVLHSVFDFLAFKNDIQFWNKNKSMEGLSAKSVVVNFISQLIVFLYLLDNDTSWMILASSGVGCCIEFWKIGKAMHIEIDRSGKIPMLKFRDRESYAGNKTKEYDDLAMKYLSYVLFFLVACSSVYSLMYESHKSWYSWILSSLTSCVYMFGFITMCPQLFINYKLKSVAHLPWRQMTYKFLNTIIDDLFAFVIKMPTLHRLSVFRDDIIFLIYVYQRWVYPVDKTRVNEFGFAGEDVQASQGAEVVSSTEGDKKTN, encoded by the exons ATGGCACCGCCGGCGGCCGCTGGaggtggcggcggaggaggaggagcaggaggagagcagcagcagcagcagagagCGCAGGGCGGATTCAGTCTCACCGGAATCATCAGGATAGCCGTCTTCTGGTACTTCGCCTCCAAGTTCTTCTCCCCCAAGAAGCCCTCTGATCCTTCCATGCTCATGTCCAATCTCTTCCAGAAAGGCGAATCCCTG GATATGTGGGTGTACCTCTCCGAACACGAGAAGTTCAATGACTTCGGTAGTGAAGGTGCGCTTGTTTGGCATGAGACCAACATTCCGTACGCTGATTGGGGACCGCACAGTACTCGTTCTCTTTCCTTGACCTATCATCCTTCCGAG GCTCTGAAGCACAATGGGAGTCTCTACGCTCATGTCTTCTTTGCGCGATCTGGCTACCCTCCTGATCCGAGTGATCCCGAGTACCAGCCGCTTTCCGCTTTCGGGAAGACACACC CTGTTGTGACACACTTGCCCAAGTCAAAGGCGGATAAAAGAAAGCGCTTGTTGGGTGGTCAGGGAGAATCTGATGGAGGTGGAAGCGTCTCTGAG GTTGTCGAAGAAGATAAGGATGAGGGCCCTGTTGAATGGATCCCATATTGGAAGCCAAATGTCACAATTAATCTCGTTGAGGACTTCACACG GTATCCTCACAACGCTGTACCGCCAAATGTTGCTCCTT ACTTGAATGTTGAACCTAGTACAGGAAGTTATTATCCAACTATCTACTTCAACGAATTTTGGTTGCTTAGAAATAAGTTGATACCCATTAATGAGACGGTGGATGAAGTGCCACTAAATCTGGAGGTGGGTCCAATCAGCATGACGAAGTGGCAATTATTTTTACAAATTGATCAATCATTTCAAGTCCATCGCAGTTATGGAAGTATGCTTGAGGGGGAGTCTGATGAACTTAAG AGGGTATTCTTGGAAGGAAATCCATATCTCCTGGGGATCACAATGGTTGTTTCAGTACTTCATTCAGTGTTTGACTTCCTCGCGTTCAAGAATG ATATCcaattttggaacaaaaacaagtCTATGGAGGGTCTTTCTGCAAAGTCTGTCGTTGTGAACTTCATTAGTCAGCTCATTGTATTCCTTTATCTGCTTGACAATGACACATCATGGATGATACTGGCAAGTTCTGGAGTTGGTTGCTGCATAGAGTTCTGGAAGATTGGGAAGGCAATGCACATAGAG ATTGATAGGAGTGGCAAGATACCCATGTTGAAGTTTCGTGATCGGGAATCGTATGCAGGGAACAAAACGAAAGAATATGATGATCTTGCTATGAAGTATCTCTCCtatgttcttttcttccttGTGGCATGCTCTTCAGTTTACTCCCTTATGTATGAGAGCCACAAGAGCTGGTATTCATGGATTCTCTCTTCACTCACAAGCTGTGTTTACATGTTTG GGTTCATCACAATGTGCCCTCAGTTATTCATAAACTATAAACTGAAGTCAGTGGCACATCTACCTTGGAGACAGATGACATACAAGTTTCTGAACACCATCATTGATGATCTCTTTGCCTTTGTCATTAAAATGCCAACACTTCATCGGCTCTCTGTCTTCCGCGATG ACATTATTTTCCTGATATATGTGTACCAAAGATGGGTATACCCTGTTGACAAGACACGCGTCAATGAATTTGGATTCGCCGGTGAAGATGTTCAAGCATCCCAGGGTGCAGAGGTGGTTTCCTCGACGGAAGGGGATAAGAAAACAAACTGA